From the Solea solea chromosome 7, fSolSol10.1, whole genome shotgun sequence genome, the window ACAGGAAGTAACATTTTTAGGACGTTGAGTTTCGCTGCAGCAAACCAGTCAGAACGTAAACACACGTGAACCACATCCATATTCACTTCCTCTTTACAGCTGTGACACCTTGAAACCATAGGTCTAGTTGGAGTTCCTCATCCCTTTTTAACACACTTGCTTACTCATGCTACAGCCTAGAAACTGTATGTAGACACAGTGCTTTATACATTTATTCGACCACCACTCAAAACCACAGCTGCTCTAAATGAACGGCATTGATAatgatcaaaatcattttttatgcatgttaatacaccagtatatAGAAGGACTTTGACTCAAATTtgggtgaattcagtttgttatttgccaaataaataacacagaTAACTGGATTTAAGATTGTGGCTGATCAgtatatgtttatttgtttaattattttaaaaagcagtGCATTGAATTATCCCTCAGTAGCAGTAGGTGTTATCTGCAGCAGTCACTGCTGTGGTTCCCCTGTCAGTCACAcggctgctgtggctgcttgTAGTTTATGGGGAAGTAGTAGAACGGGAGCTGAGGAGGACAGGGATGTCCGGGAGATGGGATCCATCCCGGGCTAGCACCAGCACCAGTGCCATGGTCCTTTTCTGTGTCGTCATGGCAGCCGAGGGTCAGGTTTTGAGCCAAAGGAACTTTCACCTGAAACCACACCTCTCTCTcctgaggtagagacagaagaataGAGGTGAGACACAGTCACCGCTTtaaacaagatatttttttcttcatcactgTTGTACGTCTACTTTTTCCAATAAATTCTAAATTCTAATGTCACTGGTGTTATGGTGTGATGGAGAATTGGGGCCAAACtgaagacgttttttttttccaatcttttgagaataaagtcataattattttCTTCAAGCAAAGATGATCTGGTTacatctgtgttgttttgctgttttataataattataatattccatttcattatttaatgataCAACAATccaataatatatattttttcacacTGTTATGATGAAATAGGACTCTTTTTCTTGTAATATGACTTTTTCCTCTTATAACATGACTTTTTCTCATATAACTTTTTTCTTGCAATATTATGACTTAATTCTCGTCATattacaacctttttttttcctaatattATGAAAAAGGAATTTATATTTTCTCTATAGTTTGGCCCTGATAGTACTCATATACTCGTATAAAGTCATATTATGGACAGTGGGATTTGGCTCATTTAACATAATGAGCACTTTGCACAGCATCCATTCACATTATCACAGGTGTAAACATTAAAACGAATGGTGGCTGAGTTCCATGAATCCAAGAATAAAGCAGCTtataaaacatgatgaaaagCTTCGGGACACAGTGTCTGAAAACCCATGCACTCAAGTGTTTGTGGGTTCAAAAGAGAGTTTTTTTCCCACGTTTACATCTGCTCCTGAATCTCACAGGCTCAGAGCCTGCACCACGTGAAGATTAGAGTCACTATTTCACTTAAAATACTAGAACGGTGATGGAAGAACTGACCttactgtcagtcacacactgtATCTCGTGTATTTTGCCCAGATGTGGAGCGAGGATACTCTGCACCTCTTCAacctgtgcacacaaacacaaagagaggaaGCAAATCTTATACTCACTGTTaatcaaacaacacacagtatGAAGGAGATAATTTAGGATCTTTGAACAGGGAATGATAGATTAtagccactgaacaaaaaactcaacaaataaaaatctatgTCATTCTAACAGTTTGTTATCTTCACAATATGTTTGCCAGTTATCTCATCGTTAAACAACCTTTTCCATatagttgttaatccactgctgcctccatcagttcaaatgtcttattatggCTCCTCGGGTCACACCGTGAAACAGTGGCttacattgttgcctcacagcaagaaggtcaccagtttgaattgtgtgtgtgtgtgtgtgtgtgtgggtgtgggtgggtTAATTGGGcactgtaaattgaccataggtgtgaaggtgagagtgaatggttgttggtccTTACATGCTGGCCCTTCGATGGACCTCGAATAGactcattttaaatgataacaCAGTGAATGTGTTGTTACCTTGTACGGTCGCTCGCAGGATGGAACGATGCCGCCGTCCTCCAGAATTCTGCACGACAGACAAACATTAAAGTTTACTTTGAAAGTCTTAACGCTACATTTCATTCACCAGACCAAACCCTTTGTTTGGTCCAGTTTTTGTTACGCAGACAACTTCAAAAGCCTGTGTGAGGATGAGGCTATTTAAATGGttagtttgcatgtgtgtgtgtcgcttaCTTGTAGATATTGAACCGTCCTCGTAGTTTGAGGCAGATCTGAAAGTATCTGTGAGGAGAGTTCATGCCTTCGACACAGCCTGCACACACTCCGTGTTTCTTCCACTCGTCTCTCCTGCGccacacaaacaaagatgtttACACTTGTCAGTGTATCAAGTCCTATCTGCTAACAAAGTAATAACCAGTCGTTTCGTCACCCACAACAATCtaaactcttattttgaagcctTGTGACTTGTGATTTGTATTACAATTTAGAGTTTTTGCAACCGACGTCTGCTGTGACCTactggacgataccagctgtcactcacactggTGTCGTCTCTTTTCCTCTAAATAGTGACGTAATTTATAAAACTGAAGTTGTGTGCAGAAGAGgaaaacctgaaactagcaaATATGGAACTCCTCAGAAAGATGTTAACTAaggttgccccctggtggctacttaatatatttttacttctgGGTTGACCTCATCAGAAGAATTCGATACgatttttatacacattttatgTTGTAAGGAGCAGGATTTATAACCTATACAGTaaccagccaccagggggtgatcAAGATGGTTTGTCTTTGGTTTTAGGAGCTAATGTGTCGTCCGTTTTTGTTTTAGGTTCATGGCAGAGACCAAGAAGTTTATTATTCCCGGTGGAGCCGACGGTTCCTGATCAGCTGACAGATATTGATTTGATGTCTCGCACCAGAAGTGGAAGCTGCTTTTGGTTTTCACGAAGGACGGCCATTGTTCATTCAGCTCCGCCTCCAGCTCCTGGAtcacacaacaaacactgttTAGTCAGAGTTCAGCCTCAGAAGGAGGCGTCACGTGAGGGTCACAGGTCAACTGTGCCTCACCTGGACATCAGAGTGAAACATTggccagcagctgcagcagtgtttGGCTCGAACaggcctgcacacacacacacacacacgcacacacacagaggagcagcCAGTCAAATCAGACACAAAGGTAAGTTTCTCGAGTCTGGCTCTGAAAACACCAAGTGATGAATAATCGTTTCTGTTCACCCTGAGTTGAAATGCTGACTAAAAACAATTTTGTCCaaaattaaaaagaatataATCCATCAAACTGCAGTGTGAAACACTCCCAAACAAAGGACATGAGAGAAGGAGAATCTATAGACAATCAAAAAGcatgtttttcattcatgtggagacagagacaggtgatGTCCGGTGTTAGAGGCACATCTTTGATTTGTGACATGTTTGGACACTAAAAGGAATTCTGACAGAACTCACAgttctaactaactaacaacgTTTTTATAATTGTTGTTCGGCAAAACTTAAAAAAGTTGTGCAACATTTTCAAGCAAACAGTTTCAGTTACCTCCAAAGTAACCATACACTGTCCTACAGGCCGGCTCTTTTCTTTCTATTaaaccagggttcccacaggtccttgtaatccttgaaagtttgtgaatgaAAAAATTCGGCAAAAATTCGGGGCCCTTTAAAGATTTTCGTCCTAAATAGAAATGGGtctttgaaagtgcttgaattttgtgcaagaaagaagttaagttgatatccAAGCAAATGTCTCCCTTATTTGTTTTACgccgccacctactgtttcatgccctgcgttgcttgattTACGTAGACTagcctacgcagaacaaacgtCCATGGTCCAGTCctaattactagcggtgttgtggacactgtccactgtctctctccacgtgagttccatgcagaacaatgagtgagtaaagTTAAGCGAGCGAGCACATTAGGATGTGATGCCTgggatctctgtctcaccaaaggaCATTACGAAGACTGACttcaagatcccaaggacaaatCACTGGACAAAACGGCTCTGTCATAAGCTGCGTTATATTCTGTCCTTACATTTGAGGGAATTTgccctggaaagtccttgaatttgatataaaccaaagtgtttttttttaccacaggcCGTGGATGGTCCAGTTGCTGATGCTCTGAGGAATCCTGCATGCTGTCTTGTTGTTCAGAGACTGAGGGGGACGACAGAAGGACACTTCATCATCAAGCAGCTGCTATGTTGAACATCAGCATACTGTATATCGTCTGGAGACAGTTACCCTTCCCTTCAcacctttttctttcctttctcctACTTCTCTTTCCTTATTTACCTCCCTACTTCtttgttacttcctgttttctttcttgtcaCCTTGTTTCCTCGCTTCTCAATATTTCTGTCCTCATATCTGCCCTTTCTTTACTTCCTCCTTCTGTCTTTAAGCACTTTAAGTTCCTTTCCTTTACTTTCTCCTTTACTTCCCTATACCTCCTCATTTCCTTCTTTTACACCCTATCTTCTTCCGTCGCTTACTCCTTTGCTTCCTTTCTAGTTCTTTTCCATacacttattttctttctgATCTCTTCCCAATCACTTCCCAACATGCCTCCTTTCCTTCATTCCTCTGTCCTCCCAGTCTCTTCAGCCCTCGTTTCTGCCTTCTTTCCCCCCCTCATTTCGTTCTTCTTCTGaggaataataattatataattgtgattattgtgaTGACTGTAATCGTGTCCACCTGACAGAAACCTCCGGGCCATTGCAGCGTGAACAGGAGACATTTCCAGGTGCAGTatgatgttttgttgtgtggcTCTAGGTCTTGATGGCCATATTTATAGTCCTCCCAGTGTGTGGCGCTGACGAGCACCTGCAGCAGGAAGAAGctgagcagcagaggcagcaccGGGCTCCTCATGTCCTCAATGATCCAAACTCACTTTAAGaatcaaaaaaagtcagacagtgtgtttttattgtttgatacgtttatattaaatatgaatataaatatatatatatatatattcttttttttgtctttcacagtGAACACCActtatttagagatcaaggGTGTTTTAATAATCCGTCAACTAAAAACAGGCGTCACATCCTACGTCTatgtcaaatgcaatatttaaaaaCCTCCCCAACCTCAAGAAacctgtgtttgaaataattacGTGAAGTCATTCGCAACATAGttctgtgttttgtgtaaatttcacaaatgtaagAAATTTCAGGACTATTTTTACgagattttctattttttttgtaaaaacagactcagaaaaaaaatcttgtgaAAACAGACCCCCAAAAAATCTTACCTGTGAtgaagttgctgctgctgctctgagctCGATGCTCTCGAtgcttcacaaacacaaacgaggAATCCAAGTGGTCGTGCTTTCATTTGAGCTGCACATGTTTTGGGGAAGTAAAACAGTTTCCTGCTGTGACAGGTGTCACATCAGCTCAGCCAATCAAACAACAGCGCGAGTCCACTTCCTGTTACCAAAGGTAAAAATAGTAGACGTATTAACGCAGCAAGTTTGTTTTCctcaattaaaaatgtacaaatgaaaaattgtagtttaactttattttttaacttgctTTTGTTCCTTCCTGTACAATGATGTTtaaacagcacttttttttaccatacaATAAGAAAGTTTTACGATGTTTTTGATGTGGTTTTTATGACTTTCTGATACATTTGaggtgtcaaaaatgtcataagaaaatcATAGTATAATGTGTCAAAAAGTTGTAAAAACTTCTTATTATGCTGTGACAACTTTGCAACTGTGTTACTTCTTACTATTGATAATGTTTTTAgatatatatactatgacaattgTAATGTTCTGACACTGTTGTTATACTGAGGCGATGTTTGatgatgtttgcatgttttccttgGTCACAATCTTAACCGTATTAGTATTATTTCTTGTGTTGGATCTGTGCTACAGATGCTGGtgaataacaatacattttattgacatttacaGATAGAGTCCATCAGAAACACCTGTTAATTCAGGTTCAGGTGGCAGTTTGGCAGCTGTGTCCTCTGTGCTGTTTGGCCTCTGCAGGAGATCGTAGTTTGGCTCAGATTCAGATGAACTGATactccgtgtgtgtgcgtgtgtgtgtgtaaatgagtgtGCGCATGTCCTTGTGAGGGTAAATCGAGGCAGCACAGCTCGGCAAACACGCTACAGACTACAGACATGAATCACCTACTGGTAACTACAGCAGTTTCCTTTcctgttttgtctgtttgttacTGTGAAGCATCTGGAATctattcagcaaaaaaaagaaaatggttcaGGAAGAGaagagtttttgtgtgtgtgtgtgtgtgtgtgtgtgtgtgtgtgtgtgagagtgtcagGGTAAGTGACTGGGGCCTGATCTTTGCTCTGACCAGGGTAGATATGAGTGGCTATGTGTCATTTCAGCCTCAGTCATAGTGTATATACAGAGTCATGAAGACATATTTAGTGCCCTCACATGACCTCTaacactctgtcacacacacctgtggttGTATGTTAATCTGACAATGCAGCTtggcacgtacacacacacacacactttatgcTTCTGGAGttacttaaagggatagttcagattTATGACTGACTGTGTTGCTACACTTTTTAACCCTGTATCAGTTGTCAGATAATAATGGTAACTACAGATAAACTCTTTGACTTCATTAAACTGCACCagctttattttctctgtgaCGTTCTTCCATAAAACTCTGACGATGAGTTCAGGCAAACTCTGAGTTTCACAGACTCTGCTCAGTTCATTCAAGTTCAACCAAAAAGGCGTTTATGTCTATGTTTGTCTGCTCAAAGTGGAAATCACACAGCAGACTGTTTGGTAatgacgcccccccccccccccaacccgtACGTCCTCTCCACTCTGCTTCCATTGCTTGAAGTGTCAGGTTCATGCATGACCTCAGTGAACAGTTGAAAAGTCCCAGTTCACCTGAACGTAGCAgtcagagcaggaagtggaGACCGGTGTCACCTTCATATGTGCTCAGTGTGTGAACAGTAACATAATATTAAACTGCAAACATTCAAATCATATTGTTTCTTTCCTCTCTGAAGCTGTTGTGTCGTTCCTCAGCTGTGAggattcaaacaaaacaaagacatttaagtCAATCAGTCGAACGTTAATATTAGAATCAGTTTTGTTGGCGTCACAGTGAGACTGAAGGGACTTCAGGATATCTAGTCCATGTGAAAGTGTATGTTTGGGTGATGGATTTTCATTGTCTTTCTTTTGATGTGATGTTTGCTGTAAaacaagaagagaaaacaagcaTTGACCACATCTGTCAGCTGTGAGTTACAGAAACAAGCTCAGCCTCAGAGtcactttctcttcctctctgtcacaTATTGTGACACCTTAACCAGAACATGTCGCCCACCTCAATGTTTGATCATTTGACCTCAACACACAGTTTGAAAGGATGAAAATGTTGTGATATTGTAAACGTTTCTGTTCCGCCATCACACGCTCACATTTAACAGATTAAAACAAAGATAACGTAtgtgaaaatggtgaaaatagaaaaatgtatatattaaaaaaaatcattatacCATTAATATACAttgtatacacaaacacaattacatATCACTTGTTATCGTTATTTAAATCCATTTTCATGTCATTAACTTATAAaaattttttatatattcaatatataacaaataataatgcaGCGATATTaactaaaagaagaaaagtattGGGCGAAAAAATTtatcaataaattaaaaaatactttttaaattaatttaactaAAGATAGAAAGTGATATGACATTACAATGTATAATTGTAATGTATAATAATTCTATAATCATACTATTATTGCTGTATATTTTCATTACACTACTTACGTAAATGTTATGTTTGTGTGGTCATTTACCAAAGATATCATGTTTCCGgaggttttatttagaaatatttgttatatattgtatatattgatatatatatatatgtataaatatatacatatatacacatatatatgtttacatgTACTACACTTTATTTGAATTGTTtcctgttttggtttttttttttatacctgatttgtgtcattattattattattttaatgtttactgTAACATCTTTATCTAACAATATTATTGGATAATATTGATCAAAAAAACATAGTATGAGTCACAGTCtttatgtctgttttatgtCTGTTCTCAGTTATTTCTCAGAATAAAAACCACATGTTAATGTGCTGGAAACTCATGTGTGTTCGGCAAAAAATAAGCCTGAAAACTGAATGAGCTGTGACTGCTCACTGTGAACTTCATCACGACATTTTCCATGAAAATGTGtccaatatgtgtgtgtgtgtttttgtgttttgcagaAAGTTCCACTTTTGGCCAGACGTGCCTTCAGCAGCTCCGCCAGACAAATGAAGAACAGAGTCCCTGAGGCCCAGAAAATCTTCCAGGTAAAATAATCCAGCTAATTTAATCCAGGTAACATGACAGATCACAGAGGGGAGGAAACGTCAACAGGGGTCAGGACCTGAGACCTGATACTAAGGTTTGGTTCTAatcacattaaacattaaattgctaaaaaaaaaaaacctaaccctaaccctgaaaccTGAACCTGCATGTGTCAACAACAGCAGCTAACATCATTTACGAGTACAGAAATattagtttgcatgttctccatatGTGTGCGTGGCTGTTCtttgggttctccagtttcctcccagatttgaggattaggtaaagtggccactgaccgtaggtgtaagagtggatggttgttggtctctatatgtgtccctgtgatgacTAGCAATctgtccctcatgtggaggataaagcggtagaagatggatggatattgaTGCCAGAGTTTAGTCAGAAATGGAAGATATTGCAGCAAAATGCGTGGGTGGGATTTAGCCAGAGGGGACAACACTGTCCTtcatttactttcatttttttcccattgtCCCATTGCCCATATGAAGACACTGAGCAACACGTCATAAAGGCAAATAAGCTGATGTCACTTCCCCtgaaaaatctgatttgagTCACATcaagagaaaaaagtcagatgtGAGTCACCTCAGCCTAGGAACCTGAATGAAGCCTGTGACTCAGAAGTGCCACAACTATAGGCTAAAGCCACGCCCCCTTTGCTCACTCAGACCATAGACCAGAGTGATAATGAGCCATTTCTctatcatcataataatatattataatatatatatatataataatattatatttagaactatttatcattccaaatcaaaacaaacacttttacttgaTGTGAAATATGATCataaatattatgatattattttggtgcctttttctcaaaaagttggactttttttttcacttcaccaGCCCAAACTAAACCAAACACTGAGTGAGCCCCCGGGCCATTTGGCATCTGGTGTTATGACCCGTCAGCAGTAAAGTTAGCcatgttatatttgattcagggatggATGTGCATGTGTCCTAATATACTTTTAAATTggcatattttaataaaaactcaACTAAatttaagcatttacaaaagataaaaactaataaaaactttCAAATCTGCTGTAAATCTaactcatttgaaaaacaaaaaagccaaaacttaataaaaactaaaacaaatgaaaaatctataataaccttggtagACACAGCCCATTTTTCCATGTTAATCAAAACACACTGTTAGTCACTTGAATTCAGTCATTCGTGGATTACAATAACTTTTAAAAAGGTGACCTGTGAACAATTGCTCTAACACAATATCAAAGAGTGTTTAACCTGTGCGGTTTCTATGGTTACAGGAGGACAATGGACTGCCGGTCCACCTGAAGGGAGGAACCCGTGATGTTCTTTTTTACCGAGCCACCATGACTCTGACCATCGGaggtaacacaaacaaaacatgtgtaCAGGTCAAAGTTCATGACCAGAACAGTCAAAGATCATTCTTAATTTTTGTAGAttcaaacatgaaaatgaaaaatagatgTGAGTGTAtgtcattcatatttaaatgtgtgtgtgtacacaggaaCCTTCTACAGTCTGTACTTGCTGTTCATGGCCGCGATGCCTCAGAAGAAACATTAGCGAGAAAAACATTGACGTTCATCGGGT encodes:
- the LOC131462403 gene encoding cytochrome c oxidase subunit 7A2, mitochondrial, producing the protein MNHLLKVPLLARRAFSSSARQMKNRVPEAQKIFQEDNGLPVHLKGGTRDVLFYRATMTLTIGGTFYSLYLLFMAAMPQKKH
- the rnaset2l gene encoding ribonuclease T2-like; this translates as MRSPVLPLLLSFFLLQVLVSATHWEDYKYGHQDLEPHNKTSYCTWKCLLFTLQWPGGFCQSLNNKTACRIPQSISNWTIHGLWPVRAKHCCSCWPMFHSDVQELEAELNEQWPSFVKTKSSFHFWRDEWKKHGVCAGCVEGMNSPHRYFQICLKLRGRFNIYKILEDGGIVPSCERPYKVEEVQSILAPHLGKIHEIQCVTDSKEREVWFQVKVPLAQNLTLGCHDDTEKDHGTGAGASPGWIPSPGHPCPPQLPFYYFPINYKQPQQPCD